A genomic segment from Bacteroidales bacterium encodes:
- a CDS encoding T9SS type A sorting domain-containing protein: MKKLVLSLLCLTLFSGIFAQSLLLTDQNGVSINAGATIQFLGDPTDEVIQAIVYVKNISDVTKDVKVKKIINQGDTLTGTVNTFCWYLCYADTTYVSPYAQTIQPDSSKQFSGDYNPDTIPGISKIMYVFFDVNNNNDSVAVVVEYNGSPASVRDDLISLVKFSDAYPNPAINTVNVDYTIPESVNEATIAITNMLGSKVKEITLSNHSGKARIPVFDLINGIYFYSLMADDQLILTRKFVVRR, translated from the coding sequence ATGAAGAAACTTGTACTCTCACTACTATGCTTAACACTTTTTTCCGGCATTTTTGCCCAAAGTTTGTTATTAACTGATCAAAATGGAGTGAGCATTAATGCGGGTGCGACAATCCAGTTTCTCGGTGATCCGACCGATGAAGTCATCCAGGCTATTGTTTATGTGAAAAATATTTCAGATGTGACTAAAGATGTCAAGGTGAAAAAAATTATTAACCAGGGAGATACCCTTACAGGGACAGTTAATACTTTCTGCTGGTATTTGTGTTACGCTGATACTACTTACGTGAGCCCATATGCACAGACCATTCAGCCTGACTCCAGCAAGCAGTTTTCTGGTGATTATAACCCGGATACCATTCCCGGGATTTCAAAAATCATGTACGTCTTTTTCGATGTCAACAATAACAATGACTCTGTTGCGGTGGTGGTTGAATACAATGGAAGCCCTGCCTCAGTCAGAGATGACCTGATCAGCCTCGTGAAGTTTTCAGATGCTTATCCTAACCCAGCGATTAATACAGTTAATGTGGATTACACCATTCCTGAATCTGTTAATGAGGCCACGATCGCTATAACAAATATGCTGGGCTCAAAAGTTAAAGAGATAACCTTGAGCAATCACTCCGGGAAGGCCCGGATTCCGGTATTCGACCTTATCAATGGCATTTACTTTTATTCTCTTATGGCTGATGACCAGTTGATACTTACCCGGAAATTCGTGGTAAGGCGATAA
- a CDS encoding FkbM family methyltransferase, with protein sequence MIFIDSVKKKIEKLKSKRSLHDYGFQIKTFDLKQEGKIEYAQWLHPYEQPKLITQSMVNFFRHYSKSGGLAIDIGAHTGDTTIPMALAIGPKGTVLALEPNPHVFKILQKNSELNKSKINIVPLCFAATDHDGEFEFNYSDASYCNGGFFQSIKNQKHGHNHVLKVKGKNPEVFFRSEYGKLLPELSLIKIDTEGYDKEIIKSLKPLLMAYKPNIISECNKNLTPEERSELYDILASLNYSIQKLEGFNEETKPTCINNHSEMMNWQHFDLVATPK encoded by the coding sequence ATGATATTTATCGATTCGGTCAAAAAGAAAATTGAAAAACTGAAATCCAAAAGGTCGCTTCATGATTATGGATTTCAAATAAAAACTTTTGATCTTAAACAAGAAGGAAAAATTGAGTATGCCCAGTGGTTGCATCCTTATGAGCAACCTAAATTAATTACGCAAAGCATGGTTAATTTTTTCAGGCATTATTCAAAAAGTGGCGGTTTAGCCATTGATATAGGAGCTCATACCGGAGACACAACCATACCAATGGCTTTAGCGATTGGCCCGAAAGGGACTGTTTTAGCCCTGGAGCCGAATCCGCATGTTTTCAAAATCCTTCAAAAAAATTCGGAATTAAATAAAAGCAAAATCAACATTGTTCCGCTTTGTTTTGCTGCCACTGATCACGACGGAGAATTCGAATTTAATTATTCAGATGCTTCATATTGTAATGGGGGATTTTTTCAAAGTATTAAAAACCAAAAACATGGCCATAACCACGTTTTGAAAGTCAAGGGGAAAAATCCAGAAGTTTTTTTCAGGTCAGAATACGGGAAATTGCTGCCGGAATTATCGCTGATAAAAATTGACACAGAAGGTTACGATAAAGAAATAATTAAAAGTTTAAAGCCTCTTTTGATGGCCTATAAGCCAAATATTATTTCTGAATGTAACAAGAACCTGACCCCTGAAGAAAGGTCCGAATTGTATGATATTTTAGCTAGTCTCAATTATTCGATCCAAAAACTGGAAGGCTTTAATGAAGAAACCAAGCCGACCTGTATAAATAATCATTCTGAAATGATGAACTGGCAGCACTTTGATTTGGTTGCCACTCCTAAATAA
- a CDS encoding NAD(P)-binding domain-containing protein, giving the protein MKIAVLGTGMVGDIIGSKLIELGHIVMMGSRTAGNEKAAAFVSKHPHGKASAGTFADAAAFGEIVFNCTKGMESINILKSTGENNLNGKILVDISNPLDFSQGMPPTLSVCNTNSLAEEIQKTFPGMKVVKTLHTMWCGLMVNPAMLKDGDHNAFMSGNDADAKKQVALILKSFGWIEKNIIDLGDIKTARGTEMILPLWLSIMGTTNSGAFNIKIIS; this is encoded by the coding sequence ATGAAAATTGCAGTATTAGGGACAGGTATGGTAGGAGATATCATCGGTTCAAAATTAATTGAATTGGGTCATATAGTTATGATGGGTTCACGGACAGCCGGCAATGAAAAAGCCGCCGCTTTTGTTTCAAAACACCCCCATGGAAAAGCCAGTGCCGGCACTTTTGCAGATGCCGCCGCATTCGGGGAAATTGTTTTTAACTGTACGAAAGGCATGGAATCAATTAACATCTTAAAAAGTACAGGGGAAAATAATCTTAATGGTAAAATTCTCGTTGACATTTCTAATCCTCTTGATTTTTCGCAAGGCATGCCCCCTACTTTATCAGTCTGCAACACTAACTCATTAGCAGAGGAAATTCAAAAGACATTTCCTGGTATGAAAGTCGTAAAAACTCTTCACACGATGTGGTGCGGATTAATGGTTAACCCGGCTATGCTTAAAGACGGCGATCATAATGCTTTCATGAGCGGCAATGATGCCGATGCGAAGAAACAGGTTGCCCTGATCTTGAAAAGCTTTGGCTGGATAGAAAAAAACATCATTGACCTTGGCGACATTAAAACTGCCAGGGGGACAGAAATGATTCTGCCGTTGTGGTTGTCTATCATGGGCACTACTAACAGCGGAGCTTTCAATATTAAAATCATAAGCTGA